The following proteins are co-located in the Sporolactobacillus pectinivorans genome:
- a CDS encoding putative polysaccharide biosynthesis protein, with product MAASKMIRGTMILTVAAFVSRFLGILFVIPYYWLTGEQGSFLYQYAYTPYALMLSVSTLGLPLAVSKFVSKYNAMGDYESGRRLLKSGFLLMLVTGVVGFLLLFLSAPKIATLSDIPKGEFNNVVLVVRVVSIAIIIVPVMSLMRGYFQGFQSMGPTAVSQVAEQVARVGFILIGAFIAVKVAHGTVVTAAALATFAAFVGAVAGLYVMLHYWVLRRFRLRKTTSENRPMGRYKMSLIAMYKELVTYSVPFIAVGIAMNLYQLIDQFMAFHYLNYGNTVKEAVITDLTMNDQKLVLIPVTLATSLAMSAVPAIIVSYSKGDNQAVNEKITQAFELVLFLTIPAAVGLSVLGYMLHGLLYTVSPELLKIGGRILTWYAPTALLFALFQVGASILQGINRQLMTLIALGAGVLVKILLNPVSMKLFGMVGPIIATNIGYLVSILIIVFSIRKATDYHFSLIARQLIHISVYTGIMALAIKLIFLLFGGGFPNSRGKAFVIILLSVLAGAAVYLLLARWTGLLRKVMGRSRSARAR from the coding sequence ATGGCTGCATCAAAAATGATCAGAGGGACGATGATTCTGACTGTCGCCGCCTTTGTCTCACGTTTTCTGGGTATTTTGTTTGTTATTCCTTATTATTGGCTGACAGGGGAACAAGGGTCTTTTCTTTACCAGTATGCTTATACACCCTATGCGCTTATGCTAAGTGTCTCAACGCTTGGCCTGCCACTCGCTGTGTCGAAATTTGTCTCAAAATATAATGCAATGGGAGACTATGAATCCGGCAGGCGTCTGCTGAAGTCCGGATTCTTGTTAATGCTTGTAACAGGGGTTGTTGGTTTTCTTCTTCTCTTTCTCAGCGCTCCGAAAATTGCGACGTTAAGTGATATTCCTAAGGGAGAATTTAACAATGTTGTCCTTGTCGTTCGTGTTGTCAGTATTGCAATCATTATTGTGCCCGTCATGAGTCTGATGCGCGGCTATTTTCAGGGGTTTCAGTCGATGGGGCCGACAGCCGTTTCGCAGGTTGCTGAACAGGTTGCCCGTGTCGGTTTTATCCTGATCGGTGCTTTTATTGCCGTTAAAGTAGCACACGGAACCGTTGTCACCGCTGCGGCTTTGGCCACATTTGCGGCTTTTGTAGGGGCTGTGGCCGGACTTTATGTGATGCTTCATTACTGGGTGCTTCGCCGCTTCAGATTAAGGAAAACGACAAGTGAAAATAGGCCAATGGGGCGGTACAAGATGTCGTTGATTGCCATGTATAAAGAATTGGTCACTTACTCAGTCCCCTTTATTGCAGTTGGCATCGCGATGAATCTTTACCAGCTGATTGATCAGTTTATGGCCTTTCATTATCTGAATTATGGTAACACAGTAAAAGAAGCTGTCATCACCGATTTGACGATGAACGACCAGAAGTTAGTTCTGATTCCCGTGACGCTGGCAACATCGTTGGCAATGAGCGCCGTGCCGGCAATCATTGTTTCATATTCAAAAGGTGATAACCAGGCTGTAAATGAAAAAATAACCCAGGCATTTGAACTTGTATTGTTTCTAACGATACCTGCGGCTGTAGGTCTCTCAGTGCTCGGATATATGCTCCACGGACTGTTGTACACTGTTTCTCCTGAACTTCTGAAAATTGGGGGGCGCATTTTGACTTGGTACGCGCCAACTGCGTTGTTATTCGCACTGTTTCAGGTCGGAGCCTCTATTCTTCAGGGAATTAATCGGCAGCTCATGACATTGATCGCGCTTGGAGCCGGCGTGCTCGTAAAAATATTACTCAATCCGGTGTCCATGAAGCTTTTCGGAATGGTCGGTCCAATTATTGCCACTAACATCGGCTATTTAGTTTCAATTCTTATTATTGTTTTCTCAATTCGCAAGGCAACGGACTATCACTTCTCGCTAATCGCCCGGCAATTAATCCATATTTCAGTCTACACAGGAATCATGGCTCTGGCCATTAAACTGATTTTTCTTCTGTTTGGCGGTGGTTTCCCTAATAGTAGAGGAAAAGCTTTTGTTATCATCCTCCTGAGTGTACTTGCCGGCGCTGCCGTCTATCTGCTGCTTGCCAGGTGGACGGGGCTGCTTCGGAAGGTAATGGGCAGGTCCCGTTCGGCCCGCGCGCGTTAA
- a CDS encoding rhodanese-like domain-containing protein — MADEIPTVFPDVLKCMLEKGDWVTVVDVREDDEVAAGKIPQAIHIRLADIPSQFQKMDRSKDYVMVCRSGHRSAAATEFLQSEGFHVRNMEGGMLAWTGAIERH, encoded by the coding sequence ATGGCTGATGAAATCCCCACGGTCTTCCCGGATGTACTGAAATGTATGCTGGAAAAAGGCGATTGGGTCACAGTCGTTGATGTAAGGGAAGATGATGAAGTAGCTGCCGGGAAAATACCTCAGGCGATCCACATTCGTCTTGCCGATATCCCGTCACAGTTTCAGAAAATGGATCGGTCGAAAGATTATGTGATGGTTTGCCGATCCGGGCATCGGAGCGCTGCGGCCACGGAGTTTCTTCAGAGCGAGGGTTTTCATGTCCGGAACATGGAAGGCGGCATGCTGGCGTGGACGGGCGCGATTGAACGGCACTAA